The following proteins are encoded in a genomic region of Leptospira langatensis:
- the pyrE gene encoding orotate phosphoribosyltransferase has product MREELFRLIQNHAYRFREEPFTLASGKKSRHYFNCKEITLHPERLELLCKYIVQKHLPETGLDGAEAFGGLTMGADPICFGISLEFRKQFKNVFPLIVRKQAKDHGTKNLVEGGVNAVKSCVVVDDVITTGGSTLQAIKSLRDAGLEVKACICILDREEGGKDAIEAEGIRVFPLFKKSEFGSLE; this is encoded by the coding sequence GTGAGGGAAGAACTATTTCGACTCATCCAAAATCATGCATATCGGTTCAGAGAAGAGCCCTTTACCCTAGCGAGCGGAAAGAAATCCAGGCATTATTTCAATTGTAAAGAGATCACATTGCATCCGGAGAGACTGGAACTTCTCTGCAAATACATCGTCCAAAAGCATCTTCCTGAGACTGGCCTGGACGGAGCGGAAGCATTCGGAGGGCTGACCATGGGAGCGGACCCGATCTGTTTTGGGATCTCCTTGGAATTCAGAAAGCAGTTCAAGAATGTATTTCCTTTGATCGTGAGAAAACAAGCCAAGGATCATGGTACCAAGAATCTGGTGGAAGGGGGAGTGAACGCAGTAAAATCCTGTGTGGTCGTGGACGATGTGATCACGACCGGAGGTTCCACCCTGCAAGCGATCAAGAGCCTAAGAGATGCAGGACTGGAAGTCAAGGCTTGCATTTGCATCTTGGATAGGGAAGAAGGCGGAAAGGACGCGATAGAAGCGGAAGGCATACGGGTCTTTCCTCTCTTCAAGAAATCGGAATTCGGAAGCTTGGAATAG
- a CDS encoding FtsX-like permease family protein: protein MTLYFLFLYEYFKTHLPRFIFALLGIALGVGLFLSTTTNANKAERSLVDFSMGYLKGEFNLKISTPQPNQSPPWDLLTQIYKDPKLRSILLIRPRIQREGISSDNIRVLYLGMDLTKEYLGIPLPEEKDPNRSGPLEKTYVSRALANRFKNGPFTLLVNGRTLEFQDYIPVDIEGGFLIIEDLSYLQGKMPEWTGPDYLLLKTSGSDLSKEKQKLQVALGSHLKIETSEEIKERSASALRSFQLNLLIISFISLLIAFFMVSNTMSGLFLSRERELGILRTLGLDVNRSILLFLSQSVLLGILGTILGLFLGIFFSGLDFFRPESGLVDKDLLSTYNSVSSWDLSLAAALGIVGSVVSALYPAIRAGKIPPISILRDSQKEKRRISDPKLALYGLVLFIGSLLISNLPSPWKLPLPGLMGVGGIVIGITFSFPYLLSVFGRLTSKLIDRSDKGFPFFRIGLEELKENPGRNTLTAATVMLAVSLVLCLTILTDSYKKSLNDWVDSEYPSDFTIINDRFFYSGIHGGVPKDLPEKIRSLGISSYLDGFLVNTGFETDLGTFTLHAYDFSVYADKPERIENSVKQETDILISSNMAYLKKLKAGDILLSQTPQGKKQFRIQGIKEHFFSERGTVMMDIRSYEKNFGFQTLNSIKLFLNKEYSGPIGQERAKKKILELFRSNPEYKDLSLLDSAQLREIYLYEINKVFRVLDSLKATAIFISVISLLSSLVHTLYDKRRMLGLLKYLGASPEQLGTILKTEAIYLTSLGAIFGILASLVMSPIILYVVNRNAFGWTLTFSFLPTIPVLILLLAPILGWASAIYPLRILRKMSFQLSPE from the coding sequence ATGACACTATACTTTCTATTTCTCTACGAATACTTTAAGACCCATTTGCCCAGGTTTATCTTTGCGCTACTTGGGATTGCCTTAGGAGTCGGGCTCTTCTTATCCACAACCACGAATGCAAATAAGGCGGAAAGGTCCCTTGTGGATTTTTCCATGGGATATCTGAAAGGAGAATTCAATCTTAAGATCTCCACACCGCAACCGAATCAAAGCCCGCCTTGGGATCTGCTTACCCAAATCTATAAAGACCCGAAACTCAGATCTATTCTTCTGATCCGGCCCCGCATCCAGAGGGAAGGGATCTCTTCCGACAATATACGGGTCCTGTATTTGGGAATGGACCTGACCAAAGAATATCTAGGCATTCCCCTACCGGAGGAGAAGGACCCGAATCGTTCAGGTCCATTAGAAAAAACGTATGTATCCCGAGCACTGGCGAACAGATTCAAGAATGGACCTTTTACTCTTCTAGTTAATGGTCGAACCTTAGAGTTCCAGGATTATATTCCCGTGGATATAGAGGGAGGTTTTCTGATCATAGAAGACCTCTCTTATTTACAAGGCAAGATGCCAGAATGGACAGGACCCGATTATCTTCTTCTAAAGACTTCTGGCTCGGATCTTTCGAAAGAAAAGCAAAAGTTGCAAGTCGCTCTGGGATCCCATTTAAAGATAGAGACCTCGGAAGAGATCAAGGAAAGATCGGCAAGCGCACTGCGTTCTTTTCAACTCAACCTTCTCATAATTTCTTTTATCTCCTTACTCATCGCATTCTTCATGGTCTCCAATACCATGTCCGGACTTTTCCTGAGTAGGGAGAGAGAACTAGGTATCTTGCGAACCCTAGGCTTGGATGTAAATCGGTCCATTCTACTTTTCTTAAGCCAATCCGTTCTGCTGGGAATTCTAGGGACCATACTCGGACTTTTCTTAGGGATCTTCTTCTCCGGTTTGGATTTCTTCCGTCCGGAATCCGGCCTTGTAGATAAGGATCTATTATCCACTTACAACTCCGTTTCCTCCTGGGATCTAAGTCTCGCTGCCGCCTTGGGAATTGTAGGCTCAGTAGTCTCCGCTCTTTACCCGGCTATTCGAGCAGGCAAGATCCCTCCTATTTCCATTTTACGAGATTCTCAAAAAGAGAAAAGGCGTATCTCCGATCCAAAATTGGCATTGTACGGCCTGGTATTATTTATAGGCTCCCTTCTTATCTCCAATCTCCCCTCACCTTGGAAATTGCCTTTACCTGGGCTCATGGGCGTGGGAGGAATCGTGATCGGGATCACATTCAGTTTTCCTTATTTACTTTCCGTATTCGGCCGTTTGACTTCCAAGCTGATCGATCGTTCGGACAAAGGATTTCCTTTTTTTAGGATCGGATTGGAAGAGCTGAAAGAAAATCCAGGGAGAAATACCCTAACCGCTGCTACAGTAATGCTCGCAGTTTCTCTCGTTCTTTGCCTGACCATCCTTACGGATAGTTACAAGAAGTCTTTGAACGATTGGGTGGATTCGGAATATCCTTCCGACTTTACTATCATCAACGACCGCTTCTTCTATTCCGGAATCCACGGAGGGGTTCCAAAGGATCTCCCGGAGAAGATCCGAAGCCTCGGGATCAGCTCCTATTTGGATGGATTCTTAGTGAATACCGGATTCGAAACGGATCTGGGCACATTCACTCTTCACGCATATGATTTCTCGGTCTATGCAGATAAACCGGAACGAATCGAGAACTCAGTGAAACAAGAAACGGATATTTTAATTTCTTCTAATATGGCATATTTAAAGAAATTGAAGGCCGGAGATATTTTACTCTCTCAAACCCCTCAGGGAAAAAAGCAATTCAGGATTCAAGGAATCAAAGAACATTTCTTCTCGGAAAGAGGAACTGTCATGATGGACATTCGTTCTTACGAAAAGAATTTCGGATTCCAGACTTTGAATTCCATTAAGCTTTTCTTAAACAAGGAATATTCCGGTCCCATAGGCCAGGAACGTGCCAAGAAGAAGATACTGGAACTTTTCCGATCGAACCCGGAATACAAGGATCTAAGTCTTTTGGATTCCGCGCAACTTAGGGAGATCTATCTCTACGAGATCAACAAGGTCTTTCGGGTCCTGGATTCCCTGAAGGCTACCGCAATCTTTATCTCCGTAATCTCCCTTTTATCTTCTCTTGTTCACACTCTTTATGATAAAAGAAGGATGCTTGGTTTACTCAAATATCTGGGGGCTTCTCCGGAACAATTGGGAACCATCCTAAAAACGGAAGCGATCTATCTCACTAGCCTCGGAGCTATATTCGGGATCCTAGCCTCCCTTGTAATGTCGCCCATCATTCTATACGTAGTGAATCGGAACGCGTTCGGATGGACCCTAACCTTCTCCTTCTTACCCACCATACCCGTACTGATCCTTCTACTTGCACCCATATTGGGTTGGGCTTCCGCGATCTATCCGCTCCGGATCTTGAGAAAAATGAGCTTCCAACTCAGCCCGGAATAA
- a CDS encoding ABC transporter ATP-binding protein, translating into MSNPTNRIIIRNLIKSYRNGTHSVPVLKGIQLDVPDTFLTLMGPSGSGKSTFLNILSGIDKADSGEVWVGGKDLATFSEEELTNYRREETGIIFQFFHLLPYLSALENVALPLYIAGIGKSKAREIAKNALEKVDLSHRFKHKPDELSGGEQQRVAIARALAKNPSIVLADEPTGNLDTYHAHKILELLLELQEKEKFSLFIVTHDREIGEKGKIRLKMKDGLILPQEDPVFRV; encoded by the coding sequence ATGTCGAATCCGACGAATCGAATCATCATTCGCAATCTGATCAAGTCTTACCGGAATGGCACTCATTCCGTTCCGGTCTTGAAAGGGATCCAGTTGGATGTTCCCGATACTTTTTTGACCCTAATGGGCCCTTCCGGCTCGGGCAAATCCACATTCTTGAATATTCTTTCCGGGATCGACAAAGCCGATTCCGGTGAAGTTTGGGTCGGGGGAAAGGATCTCGCCACCTTCTCCGAAGAAGAGCTCACTAATTATAGAAGAGAGGAAACCGGGATCATATTCCAATTCTTTCATCTACTTCCTTACTTGAGTGCGCTCGAGAATGTGGCCCTCCCCCTTTATATTGCCGGGATCGGGAAATCGAAAGCACGAGAGATCGCAAAAAACGCATTAGAAAAAGTTGATCTATCCCATCGTTTTAAGCATAAACCAGACGAACTTTCCGGAGGAGAGCAGCAAAGGGTCGCGATCGCAAGGGCCTTAGCCAAGAATCCAAGTATCGTTCTGGCAGACGAGCCGACAGGGAATTTGGATACCTATCACGCTCATAAGATCCTGGAGCTTCTTTTGGAGCTTCAGGAGAAGGAAAAATTCTCTTTGTTTATCGTAACCCACGATAGAGAGATCGGCGAAAAAGGAAAGATCCGATTGAAAATGAAGGACGGCCTGATCCTTCCGCAAGAAGACCCTGTGTTTAGAGTATGA
- a CDS encoding SpoIID/LytB domain-containing protein, producing MNRLKSILFSFLVLAAWGCNTIIIKPWNGPHAIKSSDKIRVFLGKAESDLMVKSDGVIFVYDVNDLLIKRAYDHVSLDIRKLKAPIRFVADNPGLEYKGRKVRGEILLQPDKSGSFLVINRIPLEEYLFAVVPSEVPAGWPLEALKAQAICSRTYAVREILNKRNADYDVEATVNSQAYAGMDKENPKTTQAVRDTEGVLAIYDEDPIHMFFHSNSGGKTETPDQVWGGKRLPYLESVSSKFDEAGDNFVWKDILSQERMDSNLSSLGVGSVQSIQVLSRTPSGRVDLLEVIGKQGTSKIKGKEFRNLLGASVKSLRFGIKRDHEGFLIKGMGSGHGVGLSQWGSFGMAKQNYTYAEILRHYYQGIEFARITR from the coding sequence ATGAACCGACTCAAATCTATTTTATTCTCATTCTTAGTCCTGGCAGCTTGGGGATGTAATACGATCATTATCAAGCCCTGGAACGGACCTCACGCGATCAAGTCCAGCGATAAGATCCGAGTCTTCTTAGGAAAAGCTGAGTCTGATCTAATGGTAAAATCCGACGGGGTCATTTTCGTTTACGATGTGAATGATCTTCTCATTAAAAGAGCATACGACCATGTCTCCTTGGACATTCGAAAACTCAAGGCTCCGATCCGATTCGTAGCGGATAACCCCGGCCTAGAATACAAAGGAAGAAAAGTCAGAGGAGAGATCCTACTGCAACCGGACAAGAGCGGATCCTTCTTAGTCATCAATCGCATTCCTCTAGAAGAGTATCTGTTCGCAGTCGTTCCTTCAGAAGTCCCCGCAGGCTGGCCTTTGGAAGCGTTAAAGGCTCAGGCGATCTGCTCCCGCACCTATGCAGTTCGCGAGATCCTGAACAAAAGAAACGCCGACTACGATGTGGAAGCCACTGTGAATTCGCAAGCCTATGCCGGAATGGACAAGGAAAATCCTAAAACCACACAGGCAGTCCGTGACACAGAAGGTGTATTAGCAATTTATGATGAAGATCCGATCCATATGTTCTTCCATTCCAACAGCGGAGGAAAAACCGAAACTCCTGACCAAGTCTGGGGAGGAAAGCGTTTGCCTTATTTGGAATCTGTTTCTTCTAAATTCGATGAAGCCGGAGACAATTTTGTTTGGAAGGATATTTTAAGCCAAGAGCGCATGGACAGCAATCTCTCTTCTTTAGGAGTGGGCTCCGTTCAATCCATCCAAGTCCTTTCCAGAACTCCATCCGGTAGAGTGGATCTTCTCGAAGTCATCGGGAAACAAGGAACCTCCAAGATCAAAGGAAAGGAATTCAGAAATCTACTGGGCGCCTCCGTGAAATCCTTACGCTTCGGGATCAAAAGAGACCACGAAGGATTTCTGATCAAGGGAATGGGCTCCGGTCACGGAGTGGGACTTAGCCAATGGGGAAGCTTCGGTATGGCGAAGCAGAACTACACGTATGCGGAAATCCTCCGTCACTATTACCAAGGAATTGAATTCGCGAGAATTACGCGATAA